The Rathayibacter caricis DSM 15933 genomic sequence CCCATGAACGCCACGCGCTTGCGGTCGACGCCGAGCTCGGTCACGAGGCAGCGGCGGATGCGCTTGACCGCTCCGGCCTCGCCCGCGATCCAGGCGTAGAGGCCGGGGTCGGTGCTCTCCTCGGGCACCTCCCAGAGGATCCCGCTGTCGATGTCGACGTCCGACACCTCGACGCCGCGGTGGTGCGCCGTGAGGAAGCGGGTCGACCAGGCGCGGACGGAGGCGTCGAGCGCCGCTCCGCAGTCGGCTCCGCTCTCGCGGACGAGCCAGGTGACCTGCACACCGGCCGGGTGGCGCAGCGTCAGGCGGTCCTCTGCGGTGGGCACCTCGAGGAACGCGGCTCCGGAGGCGTCGGCCGGGAGGCTCTCGAGGATCGCGCCGATCGCGGGGACGGCGGTCTCGTCGCCGGCGAGCAGGAGCGACGTCGCCGCTCCGGGGTGCCACTCGACGCCGCCGCCGGGCAGCTCGGAGCGGGTGTCGGGGGCGATGATGACGACCTCGGAGCCGGGCGCGGCGGTGCCGACCCAGGCCGAGGCGGGGCCGGAGTCGCCGTGCGCGACGAAGTCGACGTCGATCTCGGAGGCGGCCGGTCGGACGGCGCGGATCGTGTAGGTGCGCAGGGGGTTCCGCTGCTCGTCGGGCAGGGTGCGCCAGCGGCCGTACCAGTCGGCGGCGACTCCGTCCGGGCCGTCGGCATCGGCGACGGACGCCAGGAAGTCGCGGGCGCTCGAGGTCGCGGTCGGGACCACGAGCTTGATCCGCTGGTCGGGTCCGGTGCAGCCGACGGAGTCGAGGTCGTCGCCCGTGAGGGTCACGCGGATGAAGTGCGGAGCGATCCTCGTCGCCCGGGAGACGGTCGCGAGGTACGGCCGGTAGGCCGGGCGGGCGGGGGCGGCGGTCGTCGGAGGCATCGACTCAGTATCGCACGGTGAGGTGAGCCTCACCTAACCCCGAGGACGGTTCAGCGGGCGGCGTGCTCGGCCGAGACGCGCAGTCGCGCCTCGACGTCGGCGGCGAGCTCGGCGATGAGCGGCCCCGCTCCCCCGACCCACGCGCAGAAGTCGTGACGCTCGTCCGACCACGGGTAGTCGCCGTCGACGACGGACATCTCGCCCGCCCAGGCCCGCACGGCGCGGTCGAGCGCCATGCCGGGGCGGCACAGCGCGCCCGTACCCGGCGCGCCGGAGCGCGTCGAGCGGCCGAGCCAGGTGACGGTGACGCGGCCGGGAGCCGAGAGCGGGGGAAGGCCTCGTGCGTCGTCGACCTCGACGAACACCTGGCCGCGGGCGTTCGCGGGGAGGGAGTCGAGCATGCTCTGGATCCACGGCACGACGGTCTCGTCGCCCGCGATCAGGTACTGCTTGACGTCGACCGGCTCCGAGCCGTCTCGTCCCTCGAACATGCACATCGAGGCAAGTATAGGCATGCCTTACCTAAGCGCCTAGTGCTCCGGCTGAGGATCTGCCGGAGTGACAGGTCACCACTGCGGGGGATGCCGCCGCTGCCAACGCGCCCGGCGTTCCAGCTGCGCGCCGATCGCCAGGAGCACCGCCTCTCCGCCGGGCCGTCCGATCAGCTGGATCCCCATCGGCAGGCCGCTGTCCGTCGTCGAGAGGGGCAGAGTGATCGCCGGGAGCCCGGCGACGTTCACGAACGAGGTGAACGGCGTGTACTGGACCTGCTGCGCGAAATTCCGCTCCGGGTCCTCGGCGTCGTACCAGCCGACAGGCCGAGGGGTCATCGTCATCGCGGGCGCGAGGACGGCGTCGAAGCTCGAGAAGGCGGCGATCAGCGCGCGCTCGAAGCCCGTCAGGACCGACGCCGCCTCCACGACCTCGCGGGCGCCGAGGCGCCGGCCCTCGACGACGAGCCAGCGGGTCAGCGGCTCGAGGAGCTCGAAGTCCGCGGGCGCCTCGACCG encodes the following:
- a CDS encoding SIP domain-containing protein, producing MFEGRDGSEPVDVKQYLIAGDETVVPWIQSMLDSLPANARGQVFVEVDDARGLPPLSAPGRVTVTWLGRSTRSGAPGTGALCRPGMALDRAVRAWAGEMSVVDGDYPWSDERHDFCAWVGGAGPLIAELAADVEARLRVSAEHAAR
- a CDS encoding siderophore-interacting protein, with amino-acid sequence MPPTTAAPARPAYRPYLATVSRATRIAPHFIRVTLTGDDLDSVGCTGPDQRIKLVVPTATSSARDFLASVADADGPDGVAADWYGRWRTLPDEQRNPLRTYTIRAVRPAASEIDVDFVAHGDSGPASAWVGTAAPGSEVVIIAPDTRSELPGGGVEWHPGAATSLLLAGDETAVPAIGAILESLPADASGAAFLEVPTAEDRLTLRHPAGVQVTWLVRESGADCGAALDASVRAWSTRFLTAHHRGVEVSDVDIDSGILWEVPEESTDPGLYAWIAGEAGAVKRIRRCLVTELGVDRKRVAFMGYWRLGRSEAN